The following are from one region of the Chloroflexota bacterium genome:
- a CDS encoding ATP-dependent RecD-like DNA helicase, protein MTEPASIKGSIERITFYNDENGYTVARFVAEPGTAYASREPVTVIGNMLGVNVGEPVRLEGVWVNNPKYGRQFKVERFTVELPTTTDGIRRYLGSGLIKGIGPVTAERIVKTFGADTLAVIETNLERLREVDGVGPKRIDVIRRGWAEQQQIKQVMLFLQSYGITTGLAVKIYKAYGDAALAVVRNEPYRLARDIYGIGFLTADKIARALGMLPDAPARIEAGVRHVLGSFSDEGHVFALRTDLLQKAALALDVDGALVEAAIDRLAAAGEIVVEDTAVYLTPFHRAESGVASRVSALITNRYSRLAEFQTVNWDAELARMQAEGRITLTERQQDAVRLALTAKLTVLTGGPGTGKTTTVRGLIDALKAHKRTFRLAAPTGRAAKRLGEATGEPAQTLHRLLEFKPQSESGGRFARDRDNPLDADLIIVDEVSMIDILLMNALLRAVDITSHLLLVGDPDQLPSVGAGNVLKDLIAASRAAPDRIGLVALDTIFRQAEESLIVANAHRINHGEMPLFTQSAKDFYLFKVAEPEAAAERVVKLLTESIPRKFGLDAIDDVQVLSPMHRGAVGVAQLNVALQGALNPPAPAKREWRSGGRIFRMGDKVLQTRNNYDKQVFNGDLGRVQAIDLEEQSVTVDFDGVRVPYDVTELDELTHAFAMSVHKSQGSEYKAVVLLLLPQHYMLLQRNLLYTAITRAKSLVVIVGAPKAIAMAVKNDKVAQRNSRLAERLTWTP, encoded by the coding sequence GACGAGAACGGCTACACCGTCGCGCGCTTCGTCGCGGAGCCGGGCACCGCGTATGCCTCGCGCGAGCCGGTCACCGTCATCGGCAACATGCTCGGCGTCAACGTCGGCGAGCCGGTGCGGCTCGAAGGCGTCTGGGTCAACAACCCCAAGTATGGCCGCCAGTTCAAGGTCGAGCGCTTCACGGTCGAGTTGCCGACCACCACCGACGGCATCCGGCGCTACCTCGGCTCCGGTTTGATCAAGGGCATCGGGCCGGTCACCGCCGAGCGGATCGTCAAGACGTTCGGCGCGGACACGCTGGCCGTGATTGAGACCAACCTCGAGCGCCTGCGCGAGGTGGACGGCGTGGGACCCAAACGGATCGACGTCATTCGCCGTGGCTGGGCCGAGCAGCAGCAGATCAAGCAGGTGATGCTCTTCCTCCAGTCGTACGGCATCACGACCGGGCTGGCCGTCAAGATCTACAAGGCGTACGGCGACGCCGCGCTGGCGGTCGTGCGCAACGAGCCGTACCGCCTCGCGCGCGACATCTACGGCATCGGCTTCCTCACCGCCGACAAGATCGCCCGCGCGCTCGGCATGCTGCCCGACGCCCCCGCGCGCATCGAGGCCGGCGTGCGCCACGTGCTTGGCTCTTTCTCCGACGAGGGGCACGTCTTCGCGTTGCGTACCGACCTGCTCCAGAAGGCCGCGCTGGCGCTCGACGTGGACGGCGCGCTCGTCGAGGCGGCGATCGACCGGCTCGCGGCGGCCGGGGAGATCGTGGTCGAGGACACGGCGGTCTACCTGACGCCGTTCCACCGCGCCGAGAGCGGCGTCGCCAGCCGCGTGAGCGCGCTGATCACCAACCGCTACAGCCGCCTGGCTGAGTTCCAGACGGTCAACTGGGACGCCGAACTGGCGCGCATGCAGGCTGAAGGGCGCATTACGCTGACCGAACGCCAGCAGGATGCGGTGCGCCTGGCGCTGACGGCCAAGTTGACGGTGCTGACCGGCGGCCCCGGCACCGGCAAGACGACGACCGTGCGCGGCCTGATCGACGCGCTCAAGGCGCACAAGCGCACCTTCCGCCTGGCCGCGCCGACCGGCCGCGCCGCCAAGCGGCTGGGCGAGGCGACCGGCGAGCCGGCACAAACCCTGCACCGCCTGCTGGAGTTCAAGCCGCAGTCCGAGTCCGGCGGGCGCTTCGCGCGCGACCGCGACAACCCGCTCGACGCCGACCTGATCATCGTGGACGAGGTCTCGATGATCGACATTCTCTTGATGAACGCGCTGCTGCGCGCGGTCGACATCACGAGCCACCTGCTGCTCGTCGGCGACCCGGACCAACTGCCGTCGGTCGGGGCGGGCAACGTGCTGAAGGACCTGATCGCCGCCAGCCGCGCCGCGCCGGATCGCATCGGGCTGGTCGCGCTCGACACGATCTTCCGCCAGGCCGAGGAAAGCCTGATCGTCGCCAACGCGCACCGCATTAACCACGGCGAGATGCCGCTCTTCACCCAGTCGGCCAAGGACTTCTATCTCTTCAAGGTCGCGGAACCGGAGGCTGCGGCCGAGCGCGTGGTCAAGCTGCTGACCGAGAGCATCCCGCGCAAGTTCGGGCTTGACGCGATTGACGATGTGCAGGTGCTGTCGCCGATGCACCGCGGCGCGGTCGGCGTGGCGCAGTTGAACGTGGCGCTGCAAGGCGCGCTGAACCCGCCCGCGCCGGCGAAGCGCGAGTGGCGCAGCGGCGGGCGCATCTTCCGCATGGGCGATAAGGTGTTGCAGACGCGCAACAACTACGACAAGCAGGTCTTCAACGGCGACCTCGGCCGCGTGCAGGCGATTGATCTCGAGGAACAATCCGTCACGGTTGACTTCGACGGCGTGCGCGTGCCGTACGACGTGACCGAACTGGACGAACTGACGCACGCGTTCGCCATGAGCGTGCACAAATCGCAGGGCAGCGAATACAAAGCGGTCGTGCTGCTGCTCCTGCCCCAGCATTACATGCTATTGCAGCGCAACCTGCTTTACACCGCCATCACGCGCGCAAAGTCGCTCGTAGTGATTGTCGGCGCGCCCAAAGCAATCGCCATGGCGGTGAAAAACGACAAAGTCGCGCAGCGAAATAGCCGATTGGCTGAAAGGCTCACATGGACCCCCTGA
- a CDS encoding class I SAM-dependent methyltransferase family protein, translating to MQNTLPLKTVKPDHEHLMTTLLRKFGQYSDSVRLGFERGFDSGEMMDRIYANHPSGRYGVGWLGDWFYLNQSGCRGLRGRKDLLKFSLRQILTAQRALGIQPFILDIASGPGTYLVEALAAENGGVQALCRDLDENGLRRGRALAGMYRLGNIRYEQANAFDEASLQTVSPRPTIIVSSGFYEILTDGAMIRRSMQIVGRVLDPGGTFIFTTQVNHPQLKLIANSLVNREGKPWVMVNRPVADVEQWAREAGFATVATSLEPSGIFGVSVARFAGNAA from the coding sequence ATGCAGAACACTCTGCCTTTGAAAACCGTCAAGCCCGATCATGAGCATCTGATGACCACCCTGCTGCGCAAGTTCGGGCAGTACAGTGATAGCGTCCGGCTGGGGTTCGAGCGCGGTTTTGACTCGGGCGAGATGATGGATCGGATCTACGCCAATCACCCGAGCGGCCGCTACGGCGTCGGCTGGCTGGGCGACTGGTTCTACCTGAACCAATCCGGCTGCCGGGGCCTGCGCGGGCGCAAGGACCTGCTGAAGTTCAGCCTGCGGCAGATACTGACCGCGCAGCGCGCGCTTGGCATCCAGCCGTTCATCCTTGATATCGCGTCCGGGCCGGGCACCTATCTGGTCGAGGCGTTGGCGGCCGAGAATGGCGGCGTGCAGGCGCTTTGCCGCGACCTGGATGAGAACGGCTTGCGCCGGGGGCGCGCGCTGGCCGGCATGTACCGGCTCGGAAACATCCGCTACGAGCAGGCCAACGCCTTCGACGAAGCGAGTCTGCAAACCGTGTCGCCGCGGCCGACGATCATCGTCTCGTCCGGGTTCTACGAAATCCTGACCGACGGCGCGATGATTCGCCGCTCGATGCAGATTGTGGGGCGCGTGCTCGATCCCGGCGGCACGTTCATCTTCACGACGCAGGTCAACCACCCGCAATTGAAGCTGATCGCTAACTCACTGGTCAACCGCGAAGGCAAGCCGTGGGTGATGGTCAACCGCCCAGTCGCGGATGTGGAGCAGTGGGCGCGCGAGGCCGGCTTCGCGACGGTCGCCACGTCGCTCGAACCGAGCGGCATCTTCGGCGTCAGCGTCGCCCGGTTCGCCGGGAACGCGGCGTGA
- a CDS encoding 1-acyl-sn-glycerol-3-phosphate acyltransferase: MPATYHAPLPAAQSPRMRRIATWFQEHVVFRALGAVADMQVRGAENLRGLYSPCIIIANHTSHLDTLCLMFALPWRLRFKLAVPAAADYWFRSAIVGGLASLFFNLVPMRRSGCPLTDMKRMDDLLARRWSLIIMPEGTRSLSGAMGRFKPGAATLAIWHGVPVLPARIAGAYEVMHKGQHVPRHGRITVTLGQPIRFAPDTDSRAATAQLEAAVRAL, from the coding sequence ATGCCTGCCACGTATCACGCGCCGCTGCCCGCTGCGCAGTCGCCGCGCATGCGCCGCATCGCGACCTGGTTCCAGGAGCACGTCGTCTTCCGCGCGCTCGGCGCGGTGGCCGACATGCAAGTGCGCGGCGCGGAGAACCTGCGCGGCCTGTACTCGCCGTGCATCATCATCGCTAACCACACGAGCCACCTGGACACGCTCTGCCTGATGTTCGCCCTGCCGTGGCGGCTGCGCTTCAAGCTGGCGGTGCCGGCGGCCGCGGACTACTGGTTCCGCAGCGCCATCGTGGGCGGGCTGGCCTCGCTGTTTTTCAACCTGGTGCCGATGCGCCGCAGCGGCTGCCCGCTGACCGACATGAAGCGGATGGACGACCTGCTGGCGCGGCGCTGGTCGCTGATCATCATGCCGGAGGGCACGCGCTCGCTCAGCGGAGCGATGGGCCGCTTCAAGCCGGGCGCGGCGACGCTGGCAATCTGGCACGGCGTGCCGGTGCTGCCGGCGCGCATCGCCGGCGCGTACGAGGTCATGCACAAGGGGCAGCACGTCCCGCGTCACGGGCGCATCACGGTCACGCTCGGCCAGCCGATCCGGTTCGCACCGGACACCGACAGCCGCGCGGCGACCGCTCAACTGGAAGCGGCGGTGCGCGCGCTGTAG
- a CDS encoding CDP-alcohol phosphatidyltransferase family protein produces MGIYSTKAGFQARFAPAIHWLAAHHVSADALTLSAVLLAALGGGLLAASPQSPLLLVAVPFCLLGRLMLNVLDGQVARATGTAHPAGELFNEFADRVSDLLVFGGLAWACDSPLGWAVISLILLSSYVDILGKSLTGQRTYAGIMGKGDRMIWLSLCALAVAISGWSGVWTLCWVVLAAGALVTTLQRLKAIRQVLP; encoded by the coding sequence ATGGGCATCTACTCGACCAAGGCAGGGTTTCAAGCGCGCTTCGCGCCGGCAATACACTGGCTGGCGGCGCACCATGTGAGCGCCGACGCGCTGACGCTATCCGCCGTGCTGCTGGCTGCGCTGGGCGGCGGCCTGCTGGCCGCCAGCCCGCAGTCACCTCTGCTGCTCGTTGCCGTGCCGTTCTGCCTGCTGGGACGGCTGATGCTGAACGTGCTCGACGGGCAGGTGGCGCGCGCGACCGGCACGGCGCACCCGGCGGGCGAGTTGTTCAACGAGTTCGCCGACCGCGTCAGCGATTTGCTCGTCTTCGGCGGGCTGGCCTGGGCCTGCGACAGCCCGCTCGGCTGGGCGGTGATCAGCCTGATCCTGCTGTCGTCGTACGTGGATATCCTGGGCAAGAGCCTGACGGGCCAGCGCACCTACGCGGGCATCATGGGCAAGGGTGACCGGATGATCTGGCTGTCGCTGTGCGCGCTCGCCGTGGCGATCAGCGGCTGGAGCGGCGTGTGGACACTCTGCTGGGTGGTGCTCGCGGCCGGTGCGCTGGTGACGACGCTGCAGCGGTTGAAGGCGATCCGGCAAGTGTTGCCGTAG
- a CDS encoding phosphatidate cytidylyltransferase, whose amino-acid sequence MLTELNFVWDIAQPLAAIFGAAYVLVPLVELKRHIALKQSVIFQRVQTWTVICAIVLIALALGAPGVAVLFAAIAWQGAREYARVSGLTGAYRTLLLAASPLAVVAAWLFPPALALLPFAFVLVLTVPPLVRQSVTGIAEPISRAAFGFVWIAWPLAHAPLLVEREGGVVWLTVAMLGVSMSDVGAGSVGMLFGHRKLAPVVSPGKTWAGAFGNVLGAALALVVLSPWLPARDPAPLLLLAVAIAAASLWGDLIESLVKRASGVKDAGALLPGFGGILDRIDSLLVALPVVYYATMVM is encoded by the coding sequence ATGTTGACCGAACTGAACTTCGTCTGGGACATTGCGCAGCCGCTGGCGGCGATCTTCGGCGCGGCGTATGTGCTGGTGCCGCTCGTTGAACTCAAGCGCCACATCGCGCTGAAGCAGAGCGTCATCTTCCAGCGTGTGCAGACCTGGACGGTCATCTGCGCCATTGTGCTCATCGCGCTGGCGCTTGGGGCGCCGGGTGTCGCCGTGCTGTTTGCGGCGATCGCGTGGCAGGGTGCCCGCGAATACGCGCGGGTGTCGGGGCTGACCGGCGCGTACCGGACGCTGCTGCTCGCCGCGTCGCCGCTGGCGGTGGTCGCTGCGTGGCTGTTCCCGCCGGCGCTGGCGCTGCTGCCGTTCGCCTTTGTGCTGGTGCTAACCGTGCCGCCGCTCGTCCGGCAGTCCGTGACGGGAATCGCCGAGCCGATAAGCCGCGCGGCGTTCGGATTCGTGTGGATCGCCTGGCCGCTGGCGCATGCGCCGCTGCTGGTCGAGCGCGAGGGCGGGGTGGTCTGGCTGACGGTCGCCATGCTCGGCGTGAGCATGAGTGACGTCGGCGCAGGGTCGGTGGGCATGCTGTTTGGGCATCGCAAGCTGGCGCCGGTGGTCAGCCCGGGCAAGACGTGGGCGGGCGCGTTCGGCAACGTGCTCGGCGCGGCGCTGGCGCTGGTCGTATTGAGCCCGTGGCTGCCCGCGCGCGATCCGGCGCCGCTGCTCCTGCTCGCCGTCGCCATCGCCGCCGCCAGCCTGTGGGGCGACCTGATCGAGTCGCTGGTCAAGCGCGCCAGCGGCGTCAAGGATGCCGGCGCGCTGCTGCCCGGCTTCGGCGGCATCCTCGACCGGATCGACAGCCTGCTCGTCGCGCTGCCGGTGGTGTACTACGCGACGATGGTGATGTGA
- a CDS encoding GxxExxY protein, which produces MTTSKPGKHTFEPLSAKVIAACIDVQKQLGLHCMEVDYQRALELALPKQDVAFEREVEVLIAYDGVVVTRRRVDFVIDDGRDELILETKAASTMRPEDVEQCLLYLKQGQYRICLLINFGQKPIGVRRFVNTPTPSRPAE; this is translated from the coding sequence TTGACGACCAGCAAACCCGGCAAACACACCTTCGAGCCGCTGTCGGCCAAGGTGATCGCTGCGTGCATCGATGTGCAGAAACAATTGGGTCTGCACTGCATGGAGGTCGACTACCAGCGCGCACTCGAGTTGGCCCTGCCGAAACAGGACGTCGCCTTTGAGCGCGAGGTCGAGGTGCTGATAGCGTATGATGGCGTCGTGGTCACGCGCCGTCGCGTGGACTTCGTGATCGACGACGGCCGGGATGAGTTGATTCTGGAGACGAAGGCGGCATCGACCATGCGCCCCGAAGATGTGGAGCAGTGCCTGCTGTATCTCAAACAGGGCCAATACCGCATCTGCCTGTTGATCAACTTCGGCCAGAAGCCAATCGGCGTTCGCCGCTTCGTCAACACGCCAACTCCATCACGCCCGGCTGAATAG
- a CDS encoding aminotransferase class V-fold PLP-dependent enzyme, translating to MTYPLPKDLFLIDPQIAFLNHGSFGATPRPVFEKYQWWQRELEHQPVEFLGRRFGGLMAEARAALGAYLHTAADNVVFVPNATTGLNIVARSLALQPGDEILTTDHEYGALDRTWRFLCKQTGAVYTHQPIPLPVTTPEAFVEQFWAGVTPRTKVIFWSQITSPTALIFPVTELCRRARAAGIISIVDGAHAVGQLPLDMQALGADFYSSNLHKWANCPKGSAFLYARPDRQSLIEPLVVSWGYESERPGPSRFVDEQEWTGTRDPAAYLAVPDGLRFLAEHDWDNMRLRCHELAREARIRIGALTSLPPIAPDATDWYMQMFSAPLPPCDTAALKTRLYDEFGVEAPIVTWQGKPFVRVSIQAYNTPTDVDRLLDGLARILDA from the coding sequence ATTACATACCCGCTTCCCAAAGATCTGTTTCTCATTGACCCGCAGATCGCCTTCCTCAATCACGGCTCGTTCGGCGCGACGCCGCGTCCGGTGTTCGAGAAGTACCAGTGGTGGCAGCGCGAACTGGAGCACCAGCCGGTCGAGTTCCTCGGCCGCCGCTTCGGTGGGTTGATGGCCGAGGCGCGCGCCGCGCTCGGGGCGTACCTGCACACGGCGGCAGACAACGTCGTGTTTGTGCCGAACGCGACGACCGGGCTGAACATTGTCGCGCGCAGCCTGGCGCTGCAGCCCGGCGACGAAATCCTGACAACCGATCACGAGTACGGCGCGCTCGACCGCACCTGGCGCTTCCTGTGCAAGCAGACCGGTGCGGTATACACGCACCAACCGATTCCGCTGCCGGTCACGACGCCGGAGGCGTTCGTCGAGCAGTTCTGGGCCGGCGTCACGCCGCGCACCAAAGTCATCTTCTGGAGCCAGATCACGTCGCCAACCGCGCTGATCTTCCCGGTGACCGAGTTGTGTCGCCGCGCGCGCGCGGCGGGCATCATCAGCATCGTGGACGGCGCGCACGCCGTCGGGCAGCTCCCGCTCGACATGCAGGCGCTCGGCGCGGACTTCTACTCCTCGAACCTGCACAAGTGGGCGAACTGCCCGAAGGGCTCGGCCTTCCTCTACGCGCGGCCGGACCGGCAGTCGCTCATCGAGCCGTTGGTCGTCTCGTGGGGCTACGAGTCGGAGCGGCCGGGACCGTCGCGCTTCGTGGACGAGCAGGAGTGGACCGGCACGCGCGACCCGGCGGCGTACCTGGCCGTGCCGGACGGCCTGCGCTTCCTGGCGGAGCATGACTGGGATAACATGCGCCTGCGCTGCCATGAATTGGCGCGGGAGGCGCGCATACGCATCGGCGCATTGACCAGCCTGCCGCCGATCGCGCCCGACGCGACGGACTGGTATATGCAGATGTTCAGCGCGCCCCTGCCGCCGTGCGACACGGCGGCGCTCAAGACGCGGCTGTACGACGAGTTCGGCGTCGAGGCGCCGATCGTGACATGGCAGGGCAAACCGTTCGTGCGCGTCTCGATCCAGGCGTACAACACACCCACCGACGTAGACCGCCTGCTGGACGGGCTGGCGAGGATATTGGACGCGTAG